In a single window of the Chloroflexota bacterium genome:
- a CDS encoding DUF2461 domain-containing protein: MGANNLKPILTFLSELEHNNNKLWFDRNRDSYDEARQLFEELVIALISEVGKFEDLGGLMPKDCVFRINRDLRFSKDKSPYKTAMSAVIGPGGKKQTSLPYYVHLEPRGRSMLGGGHYMPTPGQLARWRQAVDQDAARLNKIIHHKNFVSAFGALEGDKLKSAPKGYSRDHPEIELLRLKQLVVVHRLTDKEVLSPEFVKETAKAFKTMKPFLDYLNQSLGSMSAGSE, encoded by the coding sequence ATGGGCGCTAACAATCTAAAACCAATATTGACGTTCTTGAGCGAGCTTGAACACAACAACAACAAGCTCTGGTTTGATCGCAATCGCGATTCTTACGACGAGGCCCGCCAGCTTTTCGAGGAACTGGTGATCGCCCTGATTTCTGAAGTCGGCAAGTTCGAAGACCTGGGCGGACTGATGCCAAAAGATTGCGTCTTCCGGATCAACCGCGACCTTCGGTTCTCCAAAGACAAATCCCCTTACAAGACGGCGATGAGCGCCGTCATCGGGCCGGGCGGCAAAAAGCAAACCAGCCTGCCTTACTACGTCCACCTTGAACCGCGTGGCCGCTCGATGCTGGGCGGCGGCCACTACATGCCCACGCCCGGACAGCTTGCCAGATGGCGGCAGGCCGTTGACCAGGACGCGGCTCGCCTGAATAAAATCATCCACCACAAAAATTTCGTCAGCGCCTTTGGCGCGCTGGAGGGCGATAAGTTGAAGAGCGCGCCCAAAGGATATTCGCGCGATCATCCTGAAATCGAACTGCTCCGCCTGAAACAACTGGTTGTGGTTCATCGGTTGACCGACAAGGAAGTTCTGTCGCCGGAGTTCGTAAAGGAAACGGCGAAAGCGTTCAAGACGATGAAGCCGTTTCTGGATTACCTCAACCAATCACTTGGCTCGATGTCAGCCGGATCAGAATGA
- a CDS encoding DMT family transporter: MIWAEVAPTVFGLLSAAVWGAGDFCGGLATRRANVYGVVIVGDAIGGLLFVSLALAVGEKVPPLADMVWAAAAGVCGAIGLLALYRALASRRMSLASPAAAVISAALPAVFGTFVDGFPGGWQIGGFGLALLGVWLVSSNEQAKIRLGELGLPIVAGLGFGLFFILMDRVSAAAVFWPLVSARIVAVIVLAAFALGTRQLVWPAREHWPLTAMVGIFDAGGNAFFLLATQAGRLDVASVLSSLYPASTVWLAWLILKERITRWQLVGVLAALAAIVLITV; encoded by the coding sequence ATGATCTGGGCTGAAGTTGCGCCGACGGTATTTGGCTTGCTCTCGGCGGCGGTGTGGGGCGCGGGCGATTTTTGCGGCGGGCTGGCGACGAGGCGCGCGAACGTTTACGGCGTCGTCATCGTCGGCGACGCGATTGGCGGCTTGCTGTTTGTGTCGTTGGCTTTAGCCGTTGGCGAAAAAGTGCCGCCGCTGGCAGATATGGTGTGGGCCGCCGCCGCCGGCGTGTGCGGCGCAATCGGTCTGCTGGCTTTGTATCGGGCGCTGGCTTCGAGGCGGATGAGTTTGGCCTCGCCTGCCGCCGCCGTCATCTCCGCCGCTCTGCCCGCCGTGTTTGGAACGTTCGTTGACGGCTTCCCCGGCGGGTGGCAGATCGGCGGCTTCGGATTGGCTTTGCTCGGCGTGTGGCTGGTGTCGAGCAATGAGCAGGCAAAAATTCGATTGGGCGAATTGGGATTGCCCATCGTGGCCGGATTGGGATTTGGACTCTTTTTCATCCTGATGGATCGAGTGAGCGCGGCGGCTGTATTCTGGCCGCTGGTGTCGGCCAGAATTGTGGCGGTGATAGTGTTGGCCGCCTTTGCTTTGGGAACCCGCCAACTCGTATGGCCCGCCCGCGAACACTGGCCGCTCACGGCGATGGTGGGCATTTTCGACGCGGGCGGCAATGCCTTTTTTCTGCTGGCAACGCAGGCCGGGCGGCTGGATGTGGCCTCGGTGTTATCGTCGCTCTACCCGGCCTCCACCGTCTGGCTGGCCTGGCTGATCTTGAAAGAGCGCATCACGCGCTGGCAACTCGTCGGCGTCCTCGCGGCGCTGGCGGCGATTGTCTTAATCACGGTATAA